A genomic region of Zea mays cultivar B73 chromosome 6, Zm-B73-REFERENCE-NAM-5.0, whole genome shotgun sequence contains the following coding sequences:
- the LOC100279957 gene encoding putative DUF26-domain receptor-like protein kinase family protein precursor, whose product MAVPTTTLSHRRISSYSLVASTAALLLVFHHHVPSTTAQPLPWQLCNDTSGNFTDKSAYQANINQLATALTNNASSSPSLFAAGAAGSAPDVAYALALCRGDTNASSCARCVAASFKTAQQLCAFKRGATLYDDPCILRYADWDFLTNTTDNRGLYIAWSYDNVSAAVAPAFDAASARLVNATSDYAATDPVRRFGTGEEPFDDAKYPKIYSLAQCTPDMTVADCRACLGGVYRRFAPTYFGGKHGGRVFGVRCSLRFETYHFFSGNPLLQIPGPPGAPPPAAPAVNMTPPATGQGGGGHKNRTRLVLAIALPLAAATAILALAVACLYYRSRRRTTAQRDSSGKPCSPSPDDIDKSIDSLLFDLPALRAATNNFAESNKLGEGGFGAVYKGILSEGQQVAVKRLSLGSTQGLTELKTELVLVARLQHKNLVRLIGVCLEEDEKLLVYEYMPNRSLDTILFDSQKSKELDWWKRLEIVSGVARGLQYLHEESQLKIVHRDLKPSNVLLDSAYTPKISDFGLAKLFHMDQSQGATSHIAGTYGYMAPEYAMHGQYSVKSDVFSFGVLILEMVTGRKNSNSDQSVDLLSLVWEHWSSGTIQELLDPFLMSHRAPPDQMAKLVNIGLLCVQDSPADRPLMSSVNVMLSSDTISLQAPSRPTFCIQETEDHSRPYSDAYKRALKLQSSTDRAAMSPNEVTLTELEPR is encoded by the exons ATGGCGGTGCCGACGACGACGCTATCCCACCGTAGAATCTCCTCCTACAGCCTCGTTGCCTCCACCGCCGCTCTTCTCCTCGTCTTCCATCACCATGTACCGTCCACCACGGCACAGCCGCTGCCGTGGCAGCTCTGCAACGACACGAGCGGCAACTTCACGGACAAGAGCGCCTACCAGGCCAACATCAACCAGCTCGCGACCGCCCTCACCAACAACGCGTCCTCCTCACCGTCTCTCTTCGCCGCCGGCGCCGCGGGCAGCGCGCCGGACGTGGCCTACGCGCTCGCGCTCTGCCGCGGCGACACCAACGCCTCCTCGTGCGCGCGTTGCGTCGCCGCGTCGTTCAAGACCGCGCAGCAGCTATGCGCCTTCAAGAGGGGCGCCACCCTGTACGACGACCCCTGCATCCTCCGCTACGCCGACTGGGACTTCCTGACCAACACCACGGACAACAGGGGCTTGTACATCGCCTGGAGCTACGACAACGTCTCCGCCGCGGTCGCGCCGGCGTTCGACGCCGCCTCCGCGCGGCTCGTCAACGCCACCTCCGACTACGCGGCCACGGACCCCGTCAGGCGGTTCGGCACGGGGGAGGAGCCGTTCGACGACGCGAAGTACCCCAAGATCTACTCGCTGGCGCAGTGCACGCCGGACATGACGGTGGCCGACTGCCGGGCGTGTCTGGGGGGAGTCTATAGGAGGTTTGCGCCCACGTATTTCGGCGGCAAGCATGGCGGGAGAGTCTTTGGGGTGCGCTGTAGCTTGCGCTTTGAGACGTATCACTTCTTCTCCGGTAACCCGCTGCTGCAAATCCCGGGGCCGCCCGGGGCGCCGCCGCCAGCAGCGCCAGCAGTGAACATGACGCCGCCGGCGACCGGGCAAG GGGGAGGAGGCCATAAAAATAGAACCAGACTGGTGTTGGCCATTGCATTGCCTTTAGCTGCTGCAACTGCAATATTAGCTCTCGCAGTAGCATGTTTGTATTACCGGAGTAGAAGAAGAACAACAGCGCAAAGGGACTCATCAGGAAAGCCAT GTTCTCCTAGTCCAGATGACATTGATAAGAGCATCGATTCGCTCCTTTTTGACCTACCGGCATTACGGGCAGCAACCAATAACTTCGCTGAAAGCAATAAGCTTGGCGAAGGAGGGTTCGGTGCAGTTTATAAG GGAATCCTTTCTGAAGGCCAACAAGTAGCAGTGAAGAGGCTCTCACTTGGCTCTACACAAGGGTTAACAGAGCTCAAAACAGAGCTAGTCTTAGTTGCCAGGCTTCAACATAAGAACCTTGTGAGGCTCATAGGCGTTTGCTTGGAAGAAGACGAGAAACTACTTGTGTATGAATACATGCCAAACAGGAGCCTCGACACCATTCTTTTTG ATTCTCAGAAAAGCAAAGAGCTGGATTGGTGGAAGAGACTCGAGATTGTGAGCGGAGTTGCACGgggcctgcaatatctccacgagGAGTCTCAGCTGAAGATAGTCCATCGAGACCTTAAACCAAGCAACGTGCTCCTTGACTCTGCTTACACCCCGAAGATATCAGATTTTGGCCTAGCAAAACTCTTCCACATGGATCAGAGCCAAGGTGCCACTAGCCATATTGCTGGAACATA TGGATACATGGCACCAGAATACGCCATGCACGGGCAATACTCGGTCAAGTCGGATGTCTTCAGTTTTGGTGTTTTGATCCTGGAGATGGTCACAGGGAGGAAAAACAGTAACTCGGACCAATCAGTTGACCTCTTAAGCCTA GTATGGGAGCACTGGAGCTCAGGAACAATCCAAGAGCTGCTGGACCCATTCCTGATGAGCCACCGAGCTCCTCCAGACCAGATGGCGAAGCTTGTCAACATCGGGCTACTATGCGTTCAGGACAGCCCTGCAGACAGGCCGCTGATGTCGTCTGTAAACGTTATGCTCAGCAGCGACACCATCTCACTACAGGCCCCGTCAAGGCCAACATTTTGCATTCAGGAGACGGAAGACCATTCGCGCCCCTACTCCGATGCGTATAAGAGGGCGCTGAAGCTGCAGTCGTCCACTGATAGGGCAGCAATGTCGCCGAACGAGGTTACGCTCACGGAGCTTGAACCAAGATAA
- the LOC100277748 gene encoding uncharacterized protein LOC100277748: MHGTDRPHCSPASGARESLALCTCATRGPEQAAGSQVQATNRVAGQSAIPATRAGTGQQVVLNSIHGACVFFASLCSWPCPYVACWLLSVEDFEH, translated from the exons ATGCACGGCACGGACAGGCCACACTGCTCACCCGCGAGCGGCGCGCGCGAGTCTCTGGCTCTCTGCACGTGCGCGACCAGAGGTCCAGAGCAGGCAGCAGGTAGCCAGGTACAGGCGACTAACCGAGTAGCCGGCCAATCGGCCATCCCTGCGACCAGAGCAGGCACCGGGCAGCAG GTTGTCCTCAACTCCATCCATGGCGCCTGTGTTTTCTTTGCTTCGCTGTGTTCCTGGCCGTGTCCCTATGTTGCCTGTTGGCTGCTGTCTGTTGAAGACTTTGAACACTGA